From a region of the Oncorhynchus keta strain PuntledgeMale-10-30-2019 chromosome 13, Oket_V2, whole genome shotgun sequence genome:
- the ponzr6 gene encoding plac8 onzin related protein 6 isoform X1, producing the protein MMAVQPQPMPVVNIQPGIFRSPADIKTEVWSSSICDCCDDMKICCLGFWCPCCLRCQTSTDFGECFCLPLLDISTSWLPAASLALRSTMRERYRIQGSICDDCLLVTCCTPCAWCQMARELKLRQRPLLLVNVPSPVQINMHPPQAFSNPSMHLQPMHVGLYPSAPQ; encoded by the exons A TGATGGCAGTCCAGCCCCAGCCGATGCCTGTAGTGAACATACAGCCAGGCATTTTTCGGTCCCCTGCTGACATAAAGACTGAGGTGTGGAGCAGCAGCATCTGTGACTGCTGTGATGACATGAAGATCT gttgcTTAGGGTTCTGGTGCCCATGCTGTCTGAGATGTCAGACGAGTACAGACTTTGGGGAGTGTTTCTGTCTCCCCTTGTTGGACATTTCCACCAGCTGGCTCCCAGCTGCTTCTCTGGCCCTCCGGAGCACCATGAGGGAGAGATACCGCATCCAG GGGTCCATATGCGACGACTGCCTCTTGGTCACCTGCTGCACCCCCTGTGCCTGGTGCCAGATGGCCCGAGAGCTGAAGTTACGACAGCGCCCTCTCCTCCTCGTCAATGTCCCATCCCCTGTCCAGATCAACATGCATCCCCCTCAAGCCTTTTCTAACCCCTCTATGCATCTACAGCCTATGCATGTAGGACTCTACCCCTCCGCGCCACAATAG
- the ponzr6 gene encoding plac8 onzin related protein 6 isoform X2: MAVQPQPMPVVNIQPGIFRSPADIKTEVWSSSICDCCDDMKICCLGFWCPCCLRCQTSTDFGECFCLPLLDISTSWLPAASLALRSTMRERYRIQGSICDDCLLVTCCTPCAWCQMARELKLRQRPLLLVNVPSPVQINMHPPQAFSNPSMHLQPMHVGLYPSAPQ, translated from the exons ATGGCAGTCCAGCCCCAGCCGATGCCTGTAGTGAACATACAGCCAGGCATTTTTCGGTCCCCTGCTGACATAAAGACTGAGGTGTGGAGCAGCAGCATCTGTGACTGCTGTGATGACATGAAGATCT gttgcTTAGGGTTCTGGTGCCCATGCTGTCTGAGATGTCAGACGAGTACAGACTTTGGGGAGTGTTTCTGTCTCCCCTTGTTGGACATTTCCACCAGCTGGCTCCCAGCTGCTTCTCTGGCCCTCCGGAGCACCATGAGGGAGAGATACCGCATCCAG GGGTCCATATGCGACGACTGCCTCTTGGTCACCTGCTGCACCCCCTGTGCCTGGTGCCAGATGGCCCGAGAGCTGAAGTTACGACAGCGCCCTCTCCTCCTCGTCAATGTCCCATCCCCTGTCCAGATCAACATGCATCCCCCTCAAGCCTTTTCTAACCCCTCTATGCATCTACAGCCTATGCATGTAGGACTCTACCCCTCCGCGCCACAATAG